The Blastopirellula sediminis sequence GGCCGAGTAAGCTCGCTCACTCCCCGAGCGAATTTCAGCTGCAGACGATCAGAACTCAGCGTGTAAAACAAAAAGACCGTGGCCAACGCCACGGTCTTTTTTCATGCGCTGGTTGCTCGCGACTACTTCGTCAGCGCGACGGCGATGTCGACCTTCGCGGTGAACGACTCGCCGGGCTGCAGCACGCGCAGCCCGGCGTCGATTCCTTTCGCCGTAACCTGAAACGCGTCGGGAATTAGCGTGTACGGCTCGATGCAAAACGCTTCGCGATGGGCCGGGTTGTAGAGGACGACGCCGATGAACTCGTCGGAGAAGGTCTGCGTGATCTTCACGCCACTCTCTGGATCTTCGATCGAGGTCAAACACTTGCCGCCGGTCCAATCCAAATCGCCGAACGCGTTGTCGAACGACGTGGCCGCGAAGGGAGCGTCGAGCGGCTCTGCCGGAGTCTTCTCGCCGGTCGCCATCTTGTCGGCGAATTCCCATTGGCTGTGGTAAGGGACTTGGATGTGGCACGCGTCGGCGGAACTGCCGCCCAGCGGTACGCGGAAGTAGGGATGCGTACCGAGCCCGCACGGAAGCGAAGCGTCGCCGCAATTGGTCGCCTCAAAAACGGCGGAGAGGGTCGTGCCGGTCAAGGAGTAGGTGACTTTGATCCGAAAGTCGGAGGGCCACATCTCCAGGATACTCGCGTCGTCGATCGACGCGGTGAACTCGGCGGTGACGCTGTTTTCGCTTTGAGCGACCGTTCGCCAGGGGCGCGTGTGGACGAAGCCATGAATCGCGTTGCCGGCACGATCGCTTTCGGGGACGTGGTACTCTTTTCCTTCCCAACCGAGCAGGCCCCCTTTGAGCCGCCCTGGAAATGGGAAGAGGACCGGAATGCCGCTACTAGAGGCTCGCAATTTGCCCGACTCGAATCCTGCTTCGGCCCAGAGAATCTCAAGCGACTGCTCGCCGCTGGGGACCGTAAAGGAAAAGCAGTTGCAGCCGTAGCCGACGGCGATCTTTGCGGAAGCGCCGGACTCGGCGTCGCGAATGGCGGCGATTTCAATCGACATGATTTTTCTCTCTAACGGTGCGGCGTCGAAATAGGCGGGGCGCTTCTCTGCTTTAGAGGGTAAAGGACTGCCGGCGCATTACAAGCGGCTGACCAGCATCGCCGCCGTCATCAGCACGATTACGCCGAAAACGGTCGCGAGCGCCTGATTGACCTGCCGCGCGGTCCGCTGAAAAAAAGTGGTGATCGCCAAGACGTGCATCAGCCAGAAGGCGGAAATGAGGGCCACGGCGAAGAGCGTCGTCGCGATCATGTCGCTCCCCATCAGGTTGCGCAGTTCGACGATCGGCAGCGAGAGGGTAAACGCGGCGCCGATCGGAACCTGCGCGAGGGTCGCGATCAGCGCGGCCATCGCGCCGCGCGAGACGACCAGTTCCGCTTCCGCCTCTTCTAGTTGCTGCAGCGCCAGCCGTGCCGTCATCAAGCCGGTTACGGCGATCGACGCTAAGAGAAAGTGGACGCTGAGCCAGATCACATGGGGCGTCGCCATCAACGAGCGGAATTGGCTCGAGTCGATCGTCGGCCCTTCGGCGCCGTTCTCGCGAGCCAACATCTGAATCACCGCGAACAGCGGCGGAAAGTGATAGAGCAAATTGGTGCCGGCCAGCAGCAGCAGGAATCGGGAGAGGTACCGTTCCCACTTGGTCGCCGTGGGACGGAGCGATCTCCAGAACAGATAACCGCCGACGCATGCGATGTAAAAGGCGAGTTCCCACCAGCCGAAGAAGACCTTGGTATCCCAAAATCGGGCGAGCGCCGAAAAAAACTGCCGCTCGCCGCTGGCCCAAATTACCAGCCCGTTGATGGCGCCTAGCAGCATCGCCAAAACGAACGCCGCCAGCGACCACCAGGTTACCGATTTCGCGAGGGAAAAGAGGGGTTGGTTCCCTGCCTTGCCGCCGCGGGCGTCGATCCAAATTGCCGCTAAAGGCCCGGCCGCGGCGAAATTCATCCCCGCCAGATGGGTCGCCAACAGAAGAATTCGTAGGAGAATCAAGGTGATGGTAAGTGTTGGAGAGGCTGGGAGTTGCGAATTATTTCCAGATTATAGCGAGCCTTGGCCGAGAAAGGTTCCTCCCTCATGAAGCGGAAGGCGCCCGATTGACGATCTTTCTTGAGGTACGGTATTATTTCGGGTTTTCCGGGCGATTAGCTCAGTTGGTTAGAGCGCTTCGTTTACACCGAAGATGTCGGGGGTTCGAGTCCCTCATCGCCCACTTTCTGTAAATCAGGCCGAGGCTTTAACTTAGCCCCCTGCCATTTTCGGCGGTGCGGCCCACGAAGAGTTGCGAAAGCAACTTTGTACGGTTTTGCGAAACCGGGGAGTGGACGCACAGGTGCCAAAGCTACGTCATGTCGTGCCGAAATACTGTCGGCACAAGGCCCGAAATCTGGCCTACGTTCGGATTGCCGGCCAGGATATCTACCTGGGCAAATGGCGATCCGAGGAAAGCCGGCGACTCTACGAGTTGATAGTCGCCGAGTATCTCAAGAGCGGCCGAACTCTCGATCTGCGAGAGATCAATTCTTCCCACGATTCGGCCGCACTCGCCAAGGCTGAAGAGGTTTTGCCGTCGATCACCGTCTCGGAATTGATCGATCAGTATCTCGAAGCAGCAAAAACGCACTATGTGAAAAATGGCCGGCCAACGAGCGAACTGACGAATACTCGTATCGCGCTCGAGCTCGCGCGAAAAGAGTTTGCCGATCTGCCCGTCGATCAGTTCGGAGCACGTTGTCTCGAAAAGATTCGGGACGCGATGTTATCACGGAAGAAGAAGTGGATGCGTAAGACGATCAATGGACACTGTCAGCGCATCAAACGAGCGTTTAAGTGGGGGCTCGAGCGAGAGCTATTCGTCGCGACGTCGAAATACCAATCACTAGTCGCCGTCCGCGGCCTAGCTGCCGGCCGGAGCATAGCGAAAGAGTCGAAACTGGTCGCCGCGGTTTCCGACGATGTTGTCGAGAAGACGCTCGCCAAGCTCCCTGCGGTTGTCGCAGATATGTAGAATTCCCGCGTAGCAGGTCTGCTTACTCTTGTTTCACAACTCACATCCGTCGAAGCCCATCGTGGGATTGATGGTGCTGTCGCACCATTGAATTTCGGTCTTCTTTGCCATCTCATCTTCCACTCTTGTGTCAATTGAAATTGATCAGGGCAAACGCTTCGCACCTGAAACGAAAAAAGCCGCCTGACTTGCATCAGGCGGCTTTGCCGGTATTTCGCATGAGGTCCACCATGAACGACCCAACAAGCGAAGGGCTGTGGCTAACTGACAAAAAAACGTTGCGAGGAATGAGTAAGCTACACCCACTCCCGGCAACGCCAATGAAATATCGTAGGGCCCCGGCGTAACCAAGGCCAATTGAGTGCCAACGGTCAAATGACCGAAGATGCGAACACAAGTCCTTCCTGCTCCGTGGCATCATCCACGGCGGTCAGGAAAGGAAAGGCGATGGGCCGCTCGCCCGACACTGTTTCACTGTCGAAGATGAAATCGCAATTCCGGTCGGCAAAGCCGCCGAAACGAAGCCATTCCTTTCGACATTCGAGTACACGAACAGGTTACTGTTCCATTGATTTGCCACAGTCGACTACTTTCCGGGGATATACTGACCGTTGCTGGGATTGTAGGGCTGCGGCAGTCCACCACCGCCAGGCTTCATCGGCGGTGCGTTCCCATCACATCCGCTCGCCAAGGCGAGCGTACACACGACACAAAACGCAAGCAGTAGACTTTTCATTTACTTACCCTATTTTTCGGTGCGGTTTGTTCAGCCGCAACCACGCGTGAAAAGAACGAAAAGTACGATGAGAACAATCACCGTACCACATCCACCGCCAGCGGGAATCCACTCCGTTTCGATCCGTTTGTTTCCAAAAATGTCTTTGGAGACTGTCGTAACCTTCTTGTAGCGTTTTCGAGACATGCCTGGTGTTCACCCCTTGAACTTGTGCCATCCTGAACCGCCGCACTTCTTACAGGTGACAGTAAACGACCCACGGCCACTGCACTTGCGGCAAGTTGCCGAGAATCCACCAGTGCCGTTGCACTTCTTGCAGGTCTGAGAAACGGCGGGCTTGAAGTTCCCGGTTCCTCCACACTTGCGGCACGGATTTCCGAACTTTTGGCCCGTTCCCTCGCAGGTAAAACACGGCTTGGCCGACAATTCAAATTGGCCAGTCCCATGGCACCCGCGGCACTGCCCGGAATGGGTTCCCGTACCGTGGCAAGCTCTGCATTCCAGCGTCTTCGATCCACTTCCCTCGCAAGAGAAGCACGTCCCGTAATCGTTGATTGGGCTGATGAAGTTCTTGCCAATCGTGGAAGGCCGGTACTGATCTCGTTGGGCCTTCGATTTGTTGTCCTGTCCAAAAAGGAACTTGAACATGCCCAATAGGCTGTCTCCAACTATAAAGAAAAGGAAAACCGGAACGACCCAGCATCGTCCCGAACCCTATAAGTCTATCAGGTGGCTTGCAGGGCAAAAAAGGTTTCAGACCGAAAAAATATGAATAAAACCCGGTGAATCTGGGATCCGGCCACCGCCAATAATGCGACAGCATGCCTTTATTAACCGGCGAAGGGAATCAGCAGCAAGCCGAGCAAACTGAAGTCTGGATCGGACGACCGCTCAGCGAAGATCAAGGAAATCGTCCACACTTCGCCGAGACACTTTTTGCACGTGCCGTTGGGATGAATCGCAAGCCGATTGAAAAAATGAAAGAAGCTTTGATCGCCGCGTAAATCGGTTTGCTGCTTTTTGCCGCACTTTTCGCAAGTGAAGAGGACGGCGTTGGGAATCACGAGCATCGATATTGGTTGTTCGTCAGGGGTACGTCTTAGTCGATGCCAAAGAGAAAGTCGAGAATGCGCCAGCCGTTGGCGTTGCCCCCGACGATGTTCGCATCATACATCTGGACGAGGCCGCAAAAAGAACAACTTACCACAATGAACTCATTGAATTGGAAGTCGATCATGCGGGAAACGCCGGTTCCAGTGGCGGCAATTTGTTTGACCTGCCCGCCGTACGATCGGCAATTGGCGCAGCGGTAAGTTCGTCCCAGCTCTTCCGCCTTGGTTTCCTCCATCGTATCGCCGATGTATCGCGGTTTGTGACGACGAATTGGCGTTAATCGTGGGGCGATTCCATAGTTGCAGTTGGTGCAGCGATAAGCGGACTGCGGGTTTTCGGTTTTGCAACTGGGACAAATGATCAAAGAAGAAACTCCCGGCGATGAAGGTTCAACGTCACTGCGTCGCCGTCGATTCGCATCGCAGCGAATTCTGTTTTTATCATCGGTTCGAAGCGGTACAATACGAAAACCGTTAATATCATGCGTGCTATTAGATTTCGCCGCGACGGAAG is a genomic window containing:
- a CDS encoding aldose 1-epimerase, with the translated sequence MSIEIAAIRDAESGASAKIAVGYGCNCFSFTVPSGEQSLEILWAEAGFESGKLRASSSGIPVLFPFPGRLKGGLLGWEGKEYHVPESDRAGNAIHGFVHTRPWRTVAQSENSVTAEFTASIDDASILEMWPSDFRIKVTYSLTGTTLSAVFEATNCGDASLPCGLGTHPYFRVPLGGSSADACHIQVPYHSQWEFADKMATGEKTPAEPLDAPFAATSFDNAFGDLDWTGGKCLTSIEDPESGVKITQTFSDEFIGVVLYNPAHREAFCIEPYTLIPDAFQVTAKGIDAGLRVLQPGESFTAKVDIAVALTK
- a CDS encoding zinc ribbon domain-containing protein, producing the protein MIICPSCKTENPQSAYRCTNCNYGIAPRLTPIRRHKPRYIGDTMEETKAEELGRTYRCANCRSYGGQVKQIAATGTGVSRMIDFQFNEFIVVSCSFCGLVQMYDANIVGGNANGWRILDFLFGID